The following is a genomic window from Nitrospira sp..
GTCCTGTTCACGTCGGCAATGACCGAGGCGTCACCTACCTGGCCTTGATGTTCTCGATCGTGTTGATCGGCCTTTCGGTCTCCGCCGCGGCCCGGCAATGGCAAGTCATGGTGCAGCGCGAGAAAGAAGCCGATCTGATGGCGAAGGGGATCGAGATTCAGAATGCATTGGCCCTCTATTCCGCCAAGATGAAGATCGGGCGCATCATGCCCACCGAAATATATCCTCAATCGTTGGCTGAACTGACACGGGCTCCCAAGCCCTATCTGCGGAAAATCTATCAAGACCCGATGGGGGGCGATTGGGAATACCTGCGCGCACCGACGGGCGGCATTATGGGGGTGCGCAGTAAGAGCAAGGCCAAGCCGATCAAAGAAAGGGATTTCCCCCTCGCCGTTCGCCATTTCGAAGGTCGGAAGACCTACCATGACTGGATGTTTCAGCATCCCAATCCCTCCTCGATGTCCATGTTGATGCCGCCGATGATGGGTCTTCCTCCCGGGGGGATGCCTCTTCAACCGGGAGCAGCCGGTTCCGTTCCCGGTTCCGTCCCTGGGGCACCGGCACCCGTCACCCCCACGGTGCCGGGTGCTGTTCGGAACCCTTGACCCGACTCCAAACCCCACAGTATCCTGTCGGGCTATAGATCGCAGACCCACGTTCACCATCTTGATCGGCAGAGGCATCGAGGCTTGAAGCTCGAGGCGTCGCCGAGCAGCAGGAATGCACGACATGGAACAAGACCTCACCGAATCTCCGGCTCCTGAGCA
Proteins encoded in this region:
- a CDS encoding putative secretion system X pseudopilin PulG-like is translated as MKCPVHVGNDRGVTYLALMFSIVLIGLSVSAAARQWQVMVQREKEADLMAKGIEIQNALALYSAKMKIGRIMPTEIYPQSLAELTRAPKPYLRKIYQDPMGGDWEYLRAPTGGIMGVRSKSKAKPIKERDFPLAVRHFEGRKTYHDWMFQHPNPSSMSMLMPPMMGLPPGGMPLQPGAAGSVPGSVPGAPAPVTPTVPGAVRNP